In a genomic window of Bombina bombina isolate aBomBom1 chromosome 8, aBomBom1.pri, whole genome shotgun sequence:
- the HES5 gene encoding transcription factor HES-5 — protein MAPTMTAMNTLSAKEKNKLRKPMVEKMRRDRINNSIEQLKNLLEKEFNKEEPNVKLEKADILEMAVSFLQQQKGQSSSLNSLEQEYRQGFSSCLREAMQFLCYYPESTEAQMKLVNHLQGPQQVCVASSPYLPKLNDSKQATVANNSIKLWRPW, from the exons ATGGCACCTACCATGACTGCAATGAATACTCTCtcagcaaaagaaaaaaacaag CTTCGGAAACCTATGGTAGAAAAAATGCGCAGAGACAGGATTAATAACAGCATTGAACAACTGAAAAATCTCCTGGAGAAAGAATTTAACAAGGAAGAACCTAATGTAAAACTTGAAAAAGCTGATATATTGGAGATGGCAGTGAGCTTCTTACAACAGCAAAAAG GTCAGTCATCAAGTTTGAACAGTTTGGAGCAGGAATACAGGCAAGGATTTTCCTCCTGTTTAAGAGAAGCTATGCAGTTTCTGTGCTATTACCCAGAAAGCACTGAAGCTCAGATGAAATTGGTTAACCACTTGCAAGGACCACAACAAGTCTGTGTTGCATCTTCTCCATATCTGCCTAAGCTAAATGACTCAAAACAAGCCACTGTGGCCAACAATTCCATCAAGCTGTGGAGACCTTGGTGA